One Flavobacterium sp. 90 DNA segment encodes these proteins:
- a CDS encoding DEAD/DEAH box helicase has protein sequence MSKQFSSLGISAPILKALSELNIVEPTEIQQKTIPLLLSESHDVVGLAKTGTGKTAAFGLPLLQLINTESSVVQAVILVPTRELGQQIFRNLEDFGKHIPNISIASTCGGIPIKPQIERLAQPTHIVVATPGRLIDLIQRKAIDLKQAEYLVLDEADEMVSILKESLDEIVAELPKKHRTLLFSATLPGTIKQLIQNYLNKNVVQVSANMETIGNQGIDHEYIVVDPIEKLDVLMHFLNSKDGERGIIFCKTKAAVNKLAKNLAINRFSSGALHGSLSQGIRDRIMEQFREGHINILVATDLAARGIDVKEISYVVNYHLPDTYENYVHRSGRTARAGAKGLSLTVLQEEEVVEIPEFEKELGIKFTKFQKPSVASLEENNTLLWAKQIFKTKPNHDISTDLKTKVKTVFHHLTKDELIEKLMANYVLQNKVEVAEKPVKKFKK, from the coding sequence ATGTCTAAACAATTCTCATCATTAGGAATTTCAGCACCAATTTTAAAAGCTTTAAGCGAATTGAATATTGTTGAACCAACAGAAATTCAGCAAAAAACAATTCCGTTACTTTTATCTGAAAGTCATGATGTTGTAGGTTTAGCAAAAACCGGAACCGGTAAAACAGCCGCTTTCGGATTGCCTTTATTGCAATTAATCAATACAGAATCTTCTGTTGTTCAAGCCGTTATTTTGGTTCCAACCAGAGAACTTGGACAACAAATATTCAGAAATTTAGAGGATTTTGGAAAACACATTCCAAATATCTCTATAGCTTCAACTTGTGGTGGAATCCCCATTAAGCCACAAATTGAACGTCTTGCACAACCAACACATATTGTTGTAGCAACACCTGGACGTTTAATCGATTTGATTCAGCGTAAAGCAATTGACTTAAAACAAGCTGAATATTTAGTTTTGGACGAGGCCGATGAAATGGTTTCAATTCTAAAAGAAAGCTTAGACGAAATCGTAGCTGAACTTCCTAAAAAACACCGCACTTTATTGTTCTCTGCAACTTTACCGGGAACAATCAAACAATTGATTCAGAATTACTTAAACAAAAATGTAGTTCAGGTTAGCGCTAACATGGAAACTATTGGTAACCAAGGAATTGATCACGAATATATTGTTGTAGATCCAATCGAGAAATTGGATGTTTTAATGCATTTTCTAAATTCAAAAGATGGCGAACGCGGAATCATTTTCTGTAAAACTAAAGCTGCAGTAAATAAATTAGCTAAAAATCTGGCTATAAATCGCTTTTCTTCCGGAGCGCTTCACGGAAGTTTATCACAAGGAATCAGAGACCGAATCATGGAACAATTTCGTGAAGGACATATTAATATTCTGGTTGCTACAGATTTAGCCGCGAGAGGAATCGACGTAAAAGAGATTTCATATGTGGTAAATTATCATTTGCCTGATACTTATGAAAACTACGTTCACAGAAGTGGAAGAACTGCAAGAGCAGGAGCAAAGGGACTTTCTTTAACTGTTTTGCAAGAGGAAGAAGTTGTTGAAATTCCGGAATTCGAAAAAGAATTAGGAATTAAATTTACTAAATTCCAGAAACCTTCTGTTGCAAGTTTAGAAGAAAATAATACGCTTTTATGGGCGAAACAAATCTTCAAAACAAAACCAAATCACGATATTTCAACAGATTTAAAAACAAAGGTAAAAACTGTTTTTCACCATCTTACTAAAGATGAATTAATTGAAAAATTGATGGCAAATTATGTTTTACAAAACAAAGTTGAAGTAGCCGAAAAACCTGTTAAAAAATTCAAAAAGTAA
- a CDS encoding mechanosensitive ion channel domain-containing protein, whose amino-acid sequence MPNLLNKIFNFLYPLFRDWGMSRNFASYVSLVFNIAIMVVLAYAIYYMAKFVLVTLTAVFAQKTKTKFDDYLIHNKTTKYTAYLIPFFFIYKAVPIILDKYEYWETLFGKIVGIYIVLISLWIIRTIFNALRDYLKQKPEYSDKPIDSFVQVIMIVLWIFGVAMIISTLFGIKQGELLTILGTLSAIIILIFRDTILGFVSSVQVAINDMVRIGDWITMDKFGADGDVIEINLTTVKVRNFDNTITTIPTYALSSDSFQNWRGMQKSAGRRIKRHVLIKSSSIRFLTDEDLEQMKKVQLLSNYIETRQSEIIKYNDIRGVDKTLALNGRNMTNLGLFRKYIMQYLITHPGLNKEMHMMCRQLQSTAHGVPLEIYAFSSDKRWANYEYIMADIFDHVMASVEYFDLEIFELPSKIGHFE is encoded by the coding sequence ATGCCTAATCTTTTGAATAAAATATTCAACTTTTTATACCCTCTTTTTAGAGACTGGGGAATGAGCCGCAATTTTGCGTCTTATGTCAGCCTTGTCTTTAATATTGCCATTATGGTCGTGTTGGCGTATGCCATTTATTATATGGCAAAATTTGTTTTGGTAACGCTTACAGCAGTCTTTGCGCAAAAGACCAAAACAAAATTTGACGACTATTTAATTCATAATAAAACCACAAAATACACGGCGTATTTAATTCCGTTTTTCTTTATTTATAAAGCCGTTCCAATTATTCTTGACAAATATGAGTATTGGGAAACCCTTTTTGGAAAAATCGTTGGTATATATATCGTTCTGATCAGTTTATGGATTATTAGAACGATTTTTAATGCCTTACGTGATTATCTAAAACAAAAACCGGAATACAGCGATAAACCTATTGATAGTTTCGTTCAGGTTATTATGATCGTGCTTTGGATTTTTGGTGTTGCCATGATTATTTCGACTTTATTTGGAATTAAACAAGGCGAATTATTGACGATTTTAGGAACACTTTCGGCAATTATTATCTTGATATTCAGAGATACTATTTTAGGATTTGTATCCAGCGTTCAGGTTGCGATCAACGATATGGTTCGTATTGGTGACTGGATTACGATGGATAAATTTGGCGCTGATGGTGACGTAATCGAAATTAACCTGACAACGGTTAAAGTTCGAAATTTTGACAACACAATTACTACAATTCCAACTTATGCTTTGAGTTCAGATTCGTTCCAGAACTGGCGCGGAATGCAAAAATCTGCCGGAAGACGTATTAAAAGACACGTTTTGATCAAAAGCAGCAGTATTCGTTTCTTAACGGATGAAGATCTCGAACAGATGAAAAAAGTGCAGCTTCTAAGTAATTACATCGAAACACGACAATCCGAAATTATAAAATACAATGATATTCGTGGCGTAGACAAAACTTTGGCGCTTAATGGCCGAAATATGACTAATCTGGGATTGTTTAGAAAATATATCATGCAATATTTAATCACACATCCGGGATTGAATAAAGAAATGCATATGATGTGTCGTCAGTTGCAATCGACTGCGCACGGAGTTCCGTTAGAGATCTATGCTTTTTCGAGCGATAAACGTTGGGCAAACTACGAATATATCATGGCCGATATTTTTGATCACGTAATGGCTTCTGTAGAATATTTCGATCTTGAAATATTCGAATTACCATCTAAAATTGGGCATTTTGAATAG
- a CDS encoding DUF3817 domain-containing protein, with the protein MLKIFKVTAILEGISYLVLFTNMLFIKTNNPELYHTLLRPLGMTHGVLFIGYVVLAFLLKKPQNWDLKTFGIIQIASLIPFGTFYIEKKYLENNA; encoded by the coding sequence ATGCTCAAGATTTTCAAAGTTACTGCAATTTTAGAGGGAATCTCTTATTTAGTGTTATTTACCAATATGCTTTTCATTAAAACCAACAATCCTGAACTTTATCATACCTTATTACGTCCGTTAGGAATGACACATGGTGTATTATTTATAGGATATGTAGTTTTGGCATTTTTACTTAAAAAACCACAAAACTGGGATTTAAAAACTTTCGGAATTATTCAAATAGCTTCTCTTATTCCTTTTGGAACTTTTTATATCGAGAAAAAATATTTAGAAAATAATGCCTAA
- a CDS encoding Crp/Fnr family transcriptional regulator gives MFSQFRNKFPLTDEKWIEYTNYFKRLEVPAKSVLLEEGEISKRLFIIEKGCIRVWFNNNGKDLTTQFFFENQSVASIESFMKKLPSPVVVETIEASVLWWISKNDLDKILEEIKEIPTLRDRFIDMLFQRTFDYMKYFVSFIKDSPTQRYLNLLEERPQIIQRVPQHYIASYLGITTVHLSRIKSKLLHNK, from the coding sequence ATGTTCAGCCAATTCCGAAATAAATTTCCATTAACCGATGAAAAATGGATAGAATACACGAACTATTTCAAGCGTCTTGAAGTTCCTGCTAAATCAGTTCTTTTAGAAGAAGGCGAAATTTCAAAAAGACTTTTTATTATCGAAAAAGGCTGCATCAGAGTTTGGTTTAATAATAACGGAAAAGATTTGACAACTCAGTTTTTTTTCGAAAATCAAAGCGTGGCTTCAATCGAAAGTTTTATGAAAAAATTGCCAAGTCCAGTCGTTGTCGAAACTATTGAAGCGTCTGTTCTTTGGTGGATTTCTAAAAATGATCTGGATAAAATTCTGGAAGAAATAAAAGAAATTCCAACGCTTAGAGATCGATTTATTGATATGCTTTTTCAGCGTACATTCGACTATATGAAATACTTTGTTTCGTTTATAAAAGACTCCCCTACTCAGCGTTATCTTAATCTACTTGAAGAAAGGCCTCAAATCATTCAGCGAGTTCCACAACACTATATTGCGTCTTATTTAGGAATCACTACGGTTCATTTAAGCAGAATAAAAAGCAAATTACTACATAATAAATAG
- a CDS encoding AraC family transcriptional regulator produces MKITEIKSCYIGPEISPEQFIAEHFFLYLAKGTVHGYDGNKNYTLKSGDYCIICKNYLARYNKEKENEEFEKVVVILDEQFLKKIKDRHQIQVSNSKPTEAFITLEKNDLIPNFIQSLSPYYNQTGDIDDTFSDIKREELVFILLKLKPELATIFFDFTIPEKINLEKFMLHNYKFNVTLERFAYLTGRSLSSFKRDFVKIFNTTPSHWLTQKRLEEAYFLIEKKDKKPSDIYLDLGFEDLSHFSFAFKKLFGFAPKKLMEQK; encoded by the coding sequence ATGAAAATTACAGAAATAAAATCATGTTATATCGGACCCGAGATTTCGCCTGAACAATTCATCGCTGAGCATTTCTTTTTGTATCTCGCAAAAGGCACTGTTCATGGTTATGATGGCAATAAAAATTATACGCTAAAATCAGGAGATTATTGCATTATATGCAAAAACTATCTCGCCAGATATAACAAAGAAAAAGAGAATGAAGAATTCGAAAAAGTAGTTGTAATTCTCGATGAACAATTTCTAAAAAAGATTAAAGACAGACATCAAATACAAGTTTCAAATTCTAAACCTACAGAAGCTTTTATAACTTTAGAAAAGAATGATTTAATTCCAAATTTCATTCAGTCGTTGTCACCTTATTACAATCAAACGGGCGATATAGACGATACATTTTCGGATATTAAGAGAGAAGAATTAGTCTTTATTCTACTAAAGCTAAAACCAGAACTGGCAACAATTTTCTTTGATTTTACTATTCCTGAGAAGATTAATCTGGAGAAATTCATGCTTCACAATTACAAATTCAACGTGACTCTGGAACGTTTTGCGTATTTAACCGGCAGAAGTCTATCTTCTTTTAAAAGGGATTTTGTAAAAATATTCAATACAACACCAAGCCATTGGCTAACGCAAAAACGATTGGAAGAAGCTTATTTTCTAATTGAGAAAAAAGACAAAAAACCTTCTGATATTTACCTTGATTTAGGTTTTGAGGATTTGTCGCATTTTTCGTTTGCTTTTAAAAAGTTATTTGGTTTTGCACCAAAAAAACTAATGGAACAGAAGTAA
- a CDS encoding zinc-binding alcohol dehydrogenase family protein: MKAAVVYTKGEMPKYVDFAEPIPQNENQVLISVKAVAITNLDKGKASGKHYSSENQNQNGFVIGSDGVGLLENGTRVYARGINGTIAEKAIIDKNILVPLPDGISDAVAASLPNAVAGSAMALKFRAGIKEGETVLINGATGFTGQMAIQLARHYGAKKIIVTGRNEKTLQSLLELGADEIISLKQNDEAIITQLKQIHSTTPIDIILDYLWGHPAELILTALKGNGSFTNKVRYVNIGGMAGDSIQLSAGILRSVDLQLSGSGLGSWSKTEVKLLFSEILPEMFLLAAQNKLKVNIQEVKIVDIEEMWAKEALDGQRLVVII, encoded by the coding sequence ATGAAAGCAGCAGTAGTTTATACAAAAGGCGAAATGCCAAAATATGTAGATTTTGCAGAACCTATTCCGCAAAACGAAAATCAAGTTTTAATTTCGGTAAAAGCCGTAGCGATTACAAATCTGGATAAAGGAAAAGCCAGCGGTAAACATTATTCGTCAGAAAATCAAAATCAGAATGGTTTTGTAATTGGCAGTGATGGCGTTGGTTTACTTGAAAACGGAACCAGAGTTTATGCTCGCGGAATTAACGGTACAATTGCCGAAAAAGCGATTATTGATAAAAACATATTGGTTCCTTTGCCTGATGGAATTAGCGATGCCGTTGCGGCTTCATTGCCCAATGCGGTTGCAGGATCTGCAATGGCGTTAAAATTTAGAGCCGGAATAAAAGAAGGTGAAACCGTTTTAATTAATGGCGCTACAGGTTTTACCGGGCAAATGGCAATTCAGCTTGCCAGACATTATGGAGCAAAGAAAATAATCGTAACCGGAAGAAACGAAAAAACACTTCAAAGTCTTTTAGAATTAGGCGCTGACGAGATTATTTCGCTTAAGCAAAATGATGAAGCTATTATCACACAACTTAAACAAATTCACTCCACTACTCCAATAGACATAATTCTGGATTATTTGTGGGGACATCCCGCTGAACTGATTCTTACAGCACTAAAAGGAAATGGCTCTTTTACAAACAAAGTAAGATATGTAAATATTGGCGGAATGGCTGGAGATTCTATTCAATTGTCAGCGGGTATTTTGAGAAGTGTAGATTTGCAATTATCTGGTTCCGGATTAGGAAGTTGGTCTAAAACCGAAGTGAAATTATTATTCTCAGAAATTCTTCCGGAAATGTTTCTTTTAGCAGCTCAAAACAAACTAAAAGTTAATATTCAGGAAGTTAAAATAGTTGATATAGAAGAAATGTGGGCAAAAGAAGCCCTTGATGGTCAACGATTAGTGGTTATTATATAG
- a CDS encoding GNAT family N-acetyltransferase, whose translation METIEIKRITIQEIDQLKEIGRKTFQETFSESNDDENMTKYLDEKFSNDKLTEELNNKDSEFYFATLENNVIGYLKVNFGESQTELQDDKALEIERIYVSKDFHGKKVGQLLYEKAIQIAQNKNVDYVWLGVWEENHRALSFYKKNGFVEFDKHIFRLGNDEQTDIMMKIKLIN comes from the coding sequence ATGGAAACTATTGAAATAAAAAGAATAACAATACAGGAAATTGATCAATTGAAAGAAATTGGCCGAAAAACTTTTCAGGAAACATTTTCAGAATCAAATGATGATGAAAATATGACAAAGTATCTTGACGAAAAATTCTCCAACGACAAATTAACCGAAGAACTTAACAATAAAGATTCTGAATTTTATTTTGCTACGCTTGAGAATAATGTTATTGGTTATTTAAAAGTAAATTTTGGCGAATCTCAAACCGAGTTACAAGATGATAAGGCATTGGAAATAGAGAGAATCTACGTTTCGAAAGATTTCCATGGTAAAAAAGTCGGACAATTGCTTTACGAAAAAGCGATTCAAATAGCCCAAAACAAAAATGTTGACTACGTTTGGTTAGGTGTCTGGGAAGAAAATCATCGAGCTTTAAGTTTTTATAAAAAGAATGGTTTTGTTGAATTTGACAAACACATTTTTAGACTTGGAAATGATGAACAGACCGATATTATGATGAAAATCAAACTAATAAATTAA
- a CDS encoding NAD(P)/FAD-dependent oxidoreductase: MKIVIIGGGFAGINLAKELVNHPQIQVTLVDKNNYNFFPPLIYQVATAFLEPSSISYPFRKFFAGKKNLQFRLGELLSVVPAENKIILSNGELTYDYLVFATGAETSYFGMENVMKNAIPMKTLNDAIEMRNALLKNLEKAAITKDMRKRRKLLTIVVAGGGPTGVEVSGMFAEMRKNILLKEYPELETSASNVYLVDGGDALLSPMSEASQKDTLEALTKLGVVVKLHTRVTDYVDDTVFFANGETIKTKNLIWAAGVSAKLFDGIPQESYGRGRRMATDQYNKVNGFENIYAIGDTAILAGDKNFPDGHPQVAQVAIQQGLNLAKNFKALAQNKPLKPFAYNDKGSMAIIGKNKAVVDLPSPKWHFKGFFAWVIWLFIHLISLITYRNRLNTFWNWMVAYFARDQSLRMIIRPEKRSLEDK, translated from the coding sequence ATGAAAATAGTCATCATAGGAGGTGGTTTTGCAGGAATCAATCTCGCAAAAGAGCTTGTAAACCATCCTCAAATACAAGTAACGCTTGTAGACAAAAACAATTACAATTTTTTCCCACCATTAATATATCAGGTTGCAACCGCATTTTTAGAACCCTCAAGCATTAGTTATCCCTTTAGAAAATTCTTTGCCGGCAAAAAAAATCTACAATTTCGTTTAGGCGAATTACTTTCTGTAGTTCCTGCTGAGAATAAAATAATCCTCAGCAATGGAGAATTAACCTACGATTACTTGGTTTTTGCTACGGGAGCCGAAACAAGCTATTTTGGTATGGAAAACGTAATGAAAAACGCCATTCCGATGAAAACCTTAAATGATGCCATTGAAATGCGTAATGCATTGCTAAAAAACCTTGAAAAAGCTGCTATTACAAAAGATATGCGCAAACGCCGTAAACTATTGACGATCGTAGTTGCCGGAGGTGGACCAACAGGAGTAGAAGTTTCAGGAATGTTTGCCGAAATGCGAAAAAACATTCTATTGAAAGAATATCCAGAATTAGAAACTTCAGCCAGTAATGTTTATTTGGTCGATGGGGGAGACGCACTACTCTCTCCTATGAGTGAAGCTTCTCAAAAAGATACTCTGGAAGCATTAACAAAATTGGGAGTTGTAGTTAAGCTACATACCAGGGTAACTGATTATGTTGATGATACAGTATTTTTTGCAAACGGAGAAACGATCAAAACTAAAAATTTAATTTGGGCAGCTGGAGTTTCTGCCAAACTTTTTGACGGAATTCCACAAGAAAGTTATGGTCGCGGACGACGCATGGCAACAGATCAATATAATAAAGTAAATGGTTTTGAAAACATTTATGCAATTGGCGATACCGCAATTTTAGCCGGAGATAAAAATTTCCCGGACGGACATCCGCAAGTTGCTCAGGTCGCAATTCAACAAGGATTAAATTTAGCCAAAAACTTTAAAGCTTTAGCTCAAAACAAACCTCTTAAACCATTTGCATACAATGACAAAGGATCTATGGCAATTATTGGAAAAAATAAAGCCGTAGTTGATTTACCAAGTCCAAAATGGCATTTTAAAGGTTTCTTTGCGTGGGTTATTTGGTTATTCATTCACTTAATTTCTTTAATAACATACAGAAACAGATTAAATACTTTCTGGAATTGGATGGTTGCTTATTTTGCAAGAGATCAATCTCTGAGAATGATTATCAGACCAGAGAAAAGATCTTTAGAAGATAAATAA
- a CDS encoding DUF6155 family protein: MSKRDLKKYLTELSKEQLEEQIIELYEKFSPVKVYYDFVFNPKEDKLLQECKVRISQEYFPIKKPTSKRRPKAKMRRSVAQKYIKHFILLGVDPFVIADIMLYNIEIAQTFSSQNFVKQELFYKSMFNSFEQAVNFSISNGILSDFRERIIAIEQETIQQKWKNKYDFEAILDKID, encoded by the coding sequence ATGAGTAAACGCGATTTAAAAAAATATTTGACCGAATTGAGCAAAGAACAACTCGAAGAACAAATAATTGAGTTGTACGAAAAGTTTAGTCCTGTAAAAGTCTATTACGACTTTGTTTTCAATCCAAAAGAAGACAAATTGCTGCAGGAATGTAAAGTCAGAATATCACAGGAATACTTTCCTATTAAAAAGCCCACTTCAAAACGACGTCCAAAAGCAAAAATGCGTCGTTCTGTCGCGCAGAAATACATCAAACATTTTATTTTATTAGGCGTTGATCCTTTTGTAATTGCCGATATTATGCTTTACAACATCGAAATTGCGCAAACTTTTTCGTCGCAAAATTTCGTAAAGCAGGAATTATTCTACAAAAGTATGTTTAACTCATTTGAACAAGCAGTAAATTTTTCAATTTCAAACGGAATTTTATCTGATTTTAGGGAAAGAATTATCGCAATCGAACAAGAGACAATTCAACAAAAATGGAAAAATAAGTACGATTTTGAAGCAATTTTAGACAAAATCGACTAA
- a CDS encoding glyoxalase gives MEDRDAFLREFRGETLGTVSAQSSPDELFQNQTIRPILKLQNDLFIAVFINYVNKNKADFYSYTVEKKLQVIENSIQKDIKFRNSLKGIVMALFTIEEYENYILNSSSLNKRMMNLLIERLKSQVQLFELESNSN, from the coding sequence ATGGAAGATAGAGATGCTTTTTTAAGAGAATTCAGAGGAGAAACTTTAGGAACTGTAAGCGCTCAATCTTCACCAGATGAGTTGTTTCAAAATCAGACGATTAGACCAATTTTAAAACTTCAAAATGATTTGTTTATTGCCGTTTTTATTAATTATGTAAATAAAAACAAGGCCGATTTCTATTCTTATACTGTAGAAAAGAAACTTCAGGTTATCGAAAATTCCATACAAAAAGACATTAAGTTCAGAAATTCCCTTAAAGGAATTGTCATGGCGCTTTTTACAATTGAAGAATATGAAAATTATATTCTAAACTCTTCAAGCTTAAACAAAAGAATGATGAATTTATTAATTGAACGATTGAAAAGTCAGGTTCAATTGTTTGAATTAGAATCGAATTCGAATTAG
- a CDS encoding DEAD/DEAH box helicase — protein sequence MSQNTLEIEREEKKELYAYQKGDIDAIFERLDNAPSKHHLLYQLPTGGGKTVIFSEIVRRYLANNDKKVVVLTHRIELCKQTSKMLKGFGVSNKIINSKVKELPDQNDFSCFVAMVETLKNRINDEKLHLDNIGLVIIDEAHYNSFRKLLNSFKNAFILGVTATPLSSNIKLPMHQSYDELIVGDTISSLIDKGFLARATTYSYDVGLTSLKVGINGDYTVKSSDDLYTNTIMQEKLLHAYTERSLGKKTLIFNNGIHTSLYVYETFREAGYDIRHLDNTSSSEERKDILQWFKKTPDAILTSVGILTTGFDEPTVETIILNRATKSLTLYYQMIGRGSRKLPGKDEFTVIDLGNNAARFGLWSEPVNWQHIFKSPEFYLENLRDDTEIELYFKYSMPPELRAKFAKTADVTFDVDEEHKLIIKQNLRSKVVLDKSLEQHAAMCVDNTETLQEAKSLGKELDDDIECRIKRYAKCLSQCSKNYREWLVDDYKLKLVLLIGKKYREKIMNEPDE from the coding sequence ATGTCTCAAAACACTTTAGAAATAGAAAGAGAAGAGAAAAAAGAACTTTATGCATACCAAAAAGGCGATATCGATGCCATTTTTGAACGTTTAGATAATGCTCCTTCGAAACATCACTTATTGTACCAATTGCCTACAGGTGGCGGAAAAACAGTAATTTTTTCCGAAATCGTGCGCCGTTATTTGGCTAATAATGATAAAAAAGTGGTTGTTCTAACGCACCGTATCGAACTTTGTAAACAAACCTCAAAAATGTTAAAAGGGTTTGGCGTTTCTAATAAAATTATCAATAGTAAAGTAAAAGAATTACCGGATCAGAACGATTTCTCTTGTTTTGTGGCGATGGTAGAAACTTTGAAAAACCGTATCAATGACGAGAAATTACATCTTGACAACATTGGTTTAGTTATTATTGATGAGGCACATTACAATTCATTCAGAAAATTATTAAACTCATTCAAAAACGCTTTTATTCTTGGAGTAACAGCAACACCATTGAGTTCGAATATAAAATTACCAATGCACCAGAGTTACGATGAACTTATTGTGGGAGACACTATTAGTTCATTGATCGACAAAGGTTTCCTTGCACGTGCTACAACTTATAGTTATGATGTGGGATTGACATCACTAAAAGTAGGTATCAACGGAGATTATACCGTAAAATCATCAGATGATTTGTATACCAATACGATCATGCAGGAAAAACTTTTGCATGCCTATACAGAACGTTCGTTAGGTAAGAAAACATTGATTTTCAACAACGGTATTCATACTTCATTATATGTATATGAAACGTTTAGAGAAGCCGGTTACGACATCAGACACCTTGACAATACAAGTAGTTCTGAAGAACGTAAAGACATTTTGCAATGGTTCAAAAAGACTCCGGATGCAATTTTGACATCTGTAGGAATCTTAACAACTGGTTTTGACGAACCTACAGTTGAAACAATTATCCTGAACAGAGCAACAAAATCATTAACTTTATACTACCAAATGATTGGTCGTGGATCTCGTAAATTACCTGGTAAAGACGAGTTTACAGTAATCGATTTAGGAAATAATGCAGCACGTTTTGGTCTTTGGAGCGAGCCTGTAAACTGGCAGCACATTTTTAAATCACCAGAGTTTTATTTGGAGAACTTACGTGATGATACCGAAATTGAGTTGTATTTCAAATACAGCATGCCACCTGAATTAAGAGCAAAATTCGCTAAAACTGCCGATGTGACTTTTGATGTTGATGAAGAACACAAACTAATCATCAAGCAAAATTTACGTTCTAAAGTTGTATTAGACAAATCATTAGAGCAACACGCAGCAATGTGTGTCGACAATACAGAAACATTACAAGAAGCAAAATCACTAGGAAAAGAGCTTGACGACGATATCGAATGCCGTATCAAACGTTATGCAAAATGTTTGAGCCAATGTAGTAAAAACTACCGCGAATGGCTGGTTGACGATTACAAACTAAAACTAGTTTTGTTAATTGGTAAAAAGTATCGTGAAAAAATCATGAACGAACCGGACGAATAG
- a CDS encoding hotdog domain-containing protein, translating into MRFHTRKWVKPEDLNPNGTLFGGKLLAWIDEELALYTIIQLENTRIVTKYMSEINFKSSARQGDIVEIGIDVVKFGNTSLVLTCAVRNMMTREIIITIDQTTMVNLDENGKPKAHGKTQIEFVKDRL; encoded by the coding sequence ATGCGATTTCATACCAGAAAATGGGTTAAACCCGAAGATTTAAATCCAAACGGAACTTTATTTGGCGGAAAATTATTAGCGTGGATTGACGAAGAACTGGCACTGTACACGATTATTCAATTAGAAAACACCAGAATAGTTACCAAATACATGTCTGAAATTAATTTTAAGAGTTCTGCCAGACAAGGAGATATTGTCGAAATTGGAATTGATGTTGTAAAATTCGGGAATACTTCTTTGGTTTTAACTTGTGCCGTTCGAAATATGATGACTCGCGAAATCATTATTACAATCGATCAAACGACAATGGTAAATCTTGACGAAAACGGAAAACCAAAAGCGCACGGAAAAACCCAAATCGAATTCGTAAAAGATCGTTTATAA